The bacterium genome window below encodes:
- a CDS encoding Mth938-like domain-containing protein — MINAYSFGSITIDGKHYSHDVIVYPNRVEANWWRQEGHGLCPADINQVMVEKPEILIIGCGASSCLRVPPETRRYIESQGIKLMALPTTQACQEFNRLLKEQKRVVAGLHLTC; from the coding sequence ATGATCAATGCCTATTCTTTTGGTTCCATTACTATTGACGGTAAACATTATTCTCACGATGTGATTGTCTATCCTAACCGGGTCGAGGCCAATTGGTGGCGGCAGGAGGGACATGGGCTATGTCCGGCTGATATTAATCAGGTTATGGTTGAGAAACCTGAGATCTTGATCATTGGCTGCGGGGCATCAAGCTGCCTTCGTGTCCCGCCAGAAACCAGAAGATACATTGAATCTCAGGGGATCAAACTGATGGCCCTACCAACGACTCAGGCCTGCCAGGAATTCAATCGGCTTCTGAAAGAGCAGAAACGAGTAGTGGCCGGACTCCATTTGACCTGTTGA